A single window of Osmia bicornis bicornis chromosome 14, iOsmBic2.1, whole genome shotgun sequence DNA harbors:
- the LOC114872718 gene encoding calmodulin-binding transcription activator 2 isoform X6: protein MAGYNHSNPQRVVYHATYPTPLAPNGDPIKLPENLETLPRAEHFPTQRHRWNTNEEIAAILISFQRHAEWQSREVKVRPRSGSMLLYSRKKVRYRRDGYCWKKRKDGKTTREDHMKLKVQGVECIYGCYVHSAILPTFHRRCYWLLQNPDVVLVHYLNVPYPDGDAKLAALPPCLALPPDKKEWTRDELASQLRPMFLGGDDDPNNPHLTQHSNHPVDMIVSQLLDRQRASSNTSTTSTQLAPRRLTPDNQVTSTTGGQQSSATASPAPRVYSRHSHTTQSQQPAPLVLSLQQIQGGGGLLILNSQPYHHQQQQQQQQQQQQQQQQQQQQQQQQQSQQVEMQQVTEQQIVQQTSVDREQQTQQEIEAQESMDRSTVQSLPIGGTGTEVTDFAETLDLSQEDIQRTLSANMVPPSPSPSPADNSMINPMDFIDSSDDVLVNLDAFDVFGDLPELHDFEAEQTKAEERGGSDNDVGCHPGTTVHIAEYSPEWSYTEGGVKVLVAGPWTGGSNSQSYSVLFDAEPVEACLVQPGVLRCRCPAHAPGIASLQVACDGFVVSDSVAFEYRRAPTSEPSPERALVDRLADVESRLQGPGPPSPAAHLEERLVAYCQDAVVRPWRAGAEPLQSGGPTLLHLAAGLGYSRLACALLHWRAENPSSVLDAEVDALRQDSAGLTPLAWACAAGHADTARILYRWNAMALRVRDCQHRSATELAAENGHTAIAEELNRLEARRQDERLFLRPASPSPRRPSQDSGLDLALCGSPLLDNMELLQEDDSSLALSEQGMESAPTPQETVGEEDARVLTLAEQIIAALPERIKRAEGDSPSSSSPPPTAPPLSPLEDALMEQMPLDSGELFDSYRECSGGAASVSDADADASPSSPSSSCLTPDSPSPPPTTADFCEFLQLQLQLDNSNGHNGQYYSTSGGDRKFGNVIGSSICGTGGGNGNGDGNEADLSRLTLSDREQRELYHAARMIQKAYRNYKGRQRQEEAERHAAVLIQQYYRRHKQYAYFRQATKAALVIQSNYRNYRSRPSSASSRQQAVHQQAAHQAARKIQQFMRQSKINSRQSSKSRHRIVLIFQGMVYQNKVVIGSLKGDNSSFFFFFFPTFCFDKFLSAKQQRVCLNTKGFVSFFFFSFFRNNLFKAYKRYKLYCCHFEYKLNYVTRI from the exons GAAATCGCCGCCATCCTGATCAGTTTCCAAAGGCACGCGGAATGGCAAAGTCGGGAGGTGAAGGTACGGCCCCGAAGTGGTTCGATGTTACTGTACTCGAGAAAGAAAGTCCGTTACCGGCGAGACGGTTATTGCTGGAAGAAACGAAAAGACGGCAAAACTACACGGGAGGATCACATGAAGCTGAAG GTACAGGGTGTCGAGTGCATTTACGGCTGCTACGTGCACTCGGCTATCCTCCCGACGTTTCATCGCCGATGTTACTGGCTACTACAGAATCCAGACGTCGTGCTCGTTCATTACTTAAACGTTCCTTATCCGGACGGTGATGCTAAGCTAGCGGCCCTGCCACCCTGTCTCGCACTACCGCCAGACAAGAAAGAGTGGACGCGAGACGAGCTGGCTTCACAGCTAAGGCCCATGTTCCTCGGCGGAGATGACGACCCGAACAATCCTCATCTCACGCAACACTCGAATCATCCCGTCGACATGATAGTTTCTCAGCTGTTGGACAGGCAGAGAGCATCTTCCAATACTTCAACCACCAGCACTCAGCTTGCACCTAGGAGACTAACACCGGACAATCAG GTTACTTCGACTACCGGAGGTCAGCAATCGTCAGCAACAGCCTCACCGGCTCCCCGCGTATACTCGAGACATTCCCACACGACTCAAAGCCAACAACCGGCTCCTCTAGTTTTAAGTTTGCAACAAATCCAAGGTGGCGGCGGTCTTCTGATACTCAACAGCCAACCGTATCACCatcaacaacagcagcagcagcagcaacaacagcaacagcagcagcaacaacaacaacagcaacagcaacagcaacaaagCCAACAGGTGGAGATGCAGCAGGTGACGGAGCAACAAATCGTGCAGCAAACGAGCGTGGACAGAGAACAACAGACCCAACAGGAGATCGAAGCTCAGGAAAGCATGGATCGTTCCACGGTACAGTCGTTACCGATCGGTGGCACCGGTACCGAGGTGACAGATTTCGCCGAGACCTTGGACCTGAGTCAAGAAGACATCCAAAGAACCTTGTCCGCGAACATGGTACCTCCGTCACCGTCGCCCTCCCCTGCAGACAACAGCATGATCAACCCGATGGACTTCATCGATTCCTCGGACGACGTTCTGGTCAATTTGGACGCGTTCGACGTGTTCGGTGATCTACCGGAACTTCATGATTTCGAGGCCGAACAGACTAAGGCCGAGGAGAGAGGCGGGTCTGATAACGACGTGGGGTGTCATCCTGGAACTACCGTCCATATTGCCGAATATAGTCCGGAGTGGAGTTACACCGAGGGAGGTGTAAAG GTGCTGGTCGCTGGTCCCTGGACCGGGGGTAGTAATTCTCAATCTTACTCGGTGTTGTTCGACGCCGAACCAGTCGAAGCGTGTCTGGTGCAACCAGGAGTATTGCGTTGTCGTTGTCCAGCCCATGCACCGGGGATCGCGTCTCTTCAGGTGGCGTGCGATGGTTTCGTTGTTTCCGATAGCGTTGCTTTCGAGTATCGCCGAGCACCGACGAGCGAACCGAGTCCAGAGAGAGCTTTGGTGGATCGTTTGGCGGACGTAGAGTCGCGTTTGCAAGGACCTGGTCCTCCATCACCCGCAGCTCATCTGGAGGAACGATTGGTCGCGTACTGTCAA GATGCTGTTGTCCGTCCGTGGCGAGCCGGAGCGGAACCGTTACAATCCGGTGGTCCAACCTTGTTACACTTGGCCGCCGGATTGGGCTACTCCAGGTTAGCCTGCGCTCTTCTTCATTGGAGAGCGGAAAATCCTAGTAGCGTGTTAGACGCTGAAGTTGACGCACTGAGGCAGGATAGCGCCGGTCTGACGCCACTCGCTTGGGCCTGTGCAGCGGGACACGCGGATACTGCCAGGATCCTTTATAG ATGGAACGCGATGGCGCTTCGCGTGAGGGATTGTCAGCATAGAAGCGCGACCGAGTTAGCGGCAGAGAACGGTCACACGGCGATCGCGGAAGAATTGAATCGACTCGAAGCGAGAAGGCAAGACGAGAGGCTGTTTTTGCGACCAGCCAGCCCTAGTCCTAGGAGGCCATCTCAAGACAGCGGTCTCGATCTGGCGTTGT GTGGCTCACCGCTGCTGGACAACATGGAATTGTTGCAAGAGGATGACTCGTCATTAGCCCTCAGCGAGCAGGGAATGGAGAGCGCTCCGACCCCTCAGGAGACTGTAG GGGAAGAAGACGCGAGGGTGCTGACATTGGCTGAGCAAATTATAGCAGCGCTACCGGAAAGGATCAAGAGAGCGGAAGGTGATTCTCCGTCTTCTTCCTCGCCGCCTCCCACGGCACCGCCCTTGTCACCTTTAGAGGATGCCCTGATGGAACAGATG CCGCTCGATTCTGGAGAATTGTTCGACTCGTATCGTGAGTGCAGCGGAGGAGCGGCATCAGTTTCGGATGCTGACGCAGATGCTAGTCCTTCGAGTCCGTCTAGCAGCTGCCTCACACCGGACTCGCCATCTCCACCGCCGACCACAGCCGACTTCTGCGAATTCTTGCAGCTGCAGTTGCAGCTAGACAACAGTAACGGCCATAACGGTCAATACTATTCGACGTCCGGTGGAGATCGAAAGTTCGGTAACGTGATCGGCTCTAGCATTTGCGGGACAGGTGGAGGTAACGGAAACGGTGACGGGAACGAAGCGGATCTTAGCAGGCTAACTCTGTCCGATCGAGAGCAAAGAGAGCTTTATCATGCCGCTAGAATGATCCAGAAAGCCTACAGAAATTACAAGGGACGTCAGAGGCAAGAGGAAGCCGAGAGACACGCTGCTGTACTCATCCAACAATATTATCGTCGACATAAACAGTACGCTTATTTTAG ACAAGCTACGAAGGCTGCTCTGGTGATACAAAGTAACTATCGGAATTATCGTTCGCGTCCAAGTTCGGCTAGCTCGAGACAGCAGGCGGTTCATCAACAGGCTGCTCATCAGGCTGCCAGGAAGATCCAACAGTTTATGAGGCAGTCGAAAATCAA CTCTAGGCAATCGTCCAAGTCACGCCACCGAATCGTCCTAATTTTCCAGGGGATGGTTTACCAGAACAAGGTCGTCATTGGATCGCTAAAAGGTGATaattcctctttctttttctttttttttcccacCTTCTGTTTCGACAAATTTCTTTCAGCAAAACAACAAAGGGTGTGTTTAAACACCAAGggttttgtttcatttttttttttttcattcttccgcaacaatttatttaaagcATACAAACGGTACAAACTGTATTGTTGTCACTTTgagtataaattaaattacgtTACGCGGATATGA
- the LOC114872718 gene encoding calmodulin-binding transcription activator 2 isoform X7, producing the protein MQTLELSSKQKYGDPIKLPENLETLPRAEHFPTQRHRWNTNEEIAAILISFQRHAEWQSREVKVRPRSGSMLLYSRKKVRYRRDGYCWKKRKDGKTTREDHMKLKVQGVECIYGCYVHSAILPTFHRRCYWLLQNPDVVLVHYLNVPYPDGDAKLAALPPCLALPPDKKEWTRDELASQLRPMFLGGDDDPNNPHLTQHSNHPVDMIVSQLLDRQRASSNTSTTSTQLAPRRLTPDNQVTSTTGGQQSSATASPAPRVYSRHSHTTQSQQPAPLVLSLQQIQGGGGLLILNSQPYHHQQQQQQQQQQQQQQQQQQQQQQQQQSQQVEMQQVTEQQIVQQTSVDREQQTQQEIEAQESMDRSTVQSLPIGGTGTEVTDFAETLDLSQEDIQRTLSANMVPPSPSPSPADNSMINPMDFIDSSDDVLVNLDAFDVFGDLPELHDFEAEQTKAEERGGSDNDVGCHPGTTVHIAEYSPEWSYTEGGVKVLVAGPWTGGSNSQSYSVLFDAEPVEACLVQPGVLRCRCPAHAPGIASLQVACDGFVVSDSVAFEYRRAPTSEPSPERALVDRLADVESRLQGPGPPSPAAHLEERLVAYCQDAVVRPWRAGAEPLQSGGPTLLHLAAGLGYSRLACALLHWRAENPSSVLDAEVDALRQDSAGLTPLAWACAAGHADTARILYRWNAMALRVRDCQHRSATELAAENGHTAIAEELNRLEARRQDERLFLRPASPSPRRPSQDSGLDLALCGSPLLDNMELLQEDDSSLALSEQGMESAPTPQETVGEEDARVLTLAEQIIAALPERIKRAEGDSPSSSSPPPTAPPLSPLEDALMEQMPLDSGELFDSYRECSGGAASVSDADADASPSSPSSSCLTPDSPSPPPTTADFCEFLQLQLQLDNSNGHNGQYYSTSGGDRKFGNVIGSSICGTGGGNGNGDGNEADLSRLTLSDREQRELYHAARMIQKAYRNYKGRQRQEEAERHAAVLIQQYYRRHKQYAYFRQATKAALVIQSNYRNYRSRPSSASSRQQAVHQQAAHQAARKIQQFMRQSKINSRQSSKSRHRIVLIFQGMVYQNKVVIGSLKGDNSSFFFFFFPTFCFDKFLSAKQQRVCLNTKGFVSFFFFSFFRNNLFKAYKRYKLYCCHFEYKLNYVTRI; encoded by the exons GAAATCGCCGCCATCCTGATCAGTTTCCAAAGGCACGCGGAATGGCAAAGTCGGGAGGTGAAGGTACGGCCCCGAAGTGGTTCGATGTTACTGTACTCGAGAAAGAAAGTCCGTTACCGGCGAGACGGTTATTGCTGGAAGAAACGAAAAGACGGCAAAACTACACGGGAGGATCACATGAAGCTGAAG GTACAGGGTGTCGAGTGCATTTACGGCTGCTACGTGCACTCGGCTATCCTCCCGACGTTTCATCGCCGATGTTACTGGCTACTACAGAATCCAGACGTCGTGCTCGTTCATTACTTAAACGTTCCTTATCCGGACGGTGATGCTAAGCTAGCGGCCCTGCCACCCTGTCTCGCACTACCGCCAGACAAGAAAGAGTGGACGCGAGACGAGCTGGCTTCACAGCTAAGGCCCATGTTCCTCGGCGGAGATGACGACCCGAACAATCCTCATCTCACGCAACACTCGAATCATCCCGTCGACATGATAGTTTCTCAGCTGTTGGACAGGCAGAGAGCATCTTCCAATACTTCAACCACCAGCACTCAGCTTGCACCTAGGAGACTAACACCGGACAATCAG GTTACTTCGACTACCGGAGGTCAGCAATCGTCAGCAACAGCCTCACCGGCTCCCCGCGTATACTCGAGACATTCCCACACGACTCAAAGCCAACAACCGGCTCCTCTAGTTTTAAGTTTGCAACAAATCCAAGGTGGCGGCGGTCTTCTGATACTCAACAGCCAACCGTATCACCatcaacaacagcagcagcagcagcaacaacagcaacagcagcagcaacaacaacaacagcaacagcaacagcaacaaagCCAACAGGTGGAGATGCAGCAGGTGACGGAGCAACAAATCGTGCAGCAAACGAGCGTGGACAGAGAACAACAGACCCAACAGGAGATCGAAGCTCAGGAAAGCATGGATCGTTCCACGGTACAGTCGTTACCGATCGGTGGCACCGGTACCGAGGTGACAGATTTCGCCGAGACCTTGGACCTGAGTCAAGAAGACATCCAAAGAACCTTGTCCGCGAACATGGTACCTCCGTCACCGTCGCCCTCCCCTGCAGACAACAGCATGATCAACCCGATGGACTTCATCGATTCCTCGGACGACGTTCTGGTCAATTTGGACGCGTTCGACGTGTTCGGTGATCTACCGGAACTTCATGATTTCGAGGCCGAACAGACTAAGGCCGAGGAGAGAGGCGGGTCTGATAACGACGTGGGGTGTCATCCTGGAACTACCGTCCATATTGCCGAATATAGTCCGGAGTGGAGTTACACCGAGGGAGGTGTAAAG GTGCTGGTCGCTGGTCCCTGGACCGGGGGTAGTAATTCTCAATCTTACTCGGTGTTGTTCGACGCCGAACCAGTCGAAGCGTGTCTGGTGCAACCAGGAGTATTGCGTTGTCGTTGTCCAGCCCATGCACCGGGGATCGCGTCTCTTCAGGTGGCGTGCGATGGTTTCGTTGTTTCCGATAGCGTTGCTTTCGAGTATCGCCGAGCACCGACGAGCGAACCGAGTCCAGAGAGAGCTTTGGTGGATCGTTTGGCGGACGTAGAGTCGCGTTTGCAAGGACCTGGTCCTCCATCACCCGCAGCTCATCTGGAGGAACGATTGGTCGCGTACTGTCAA GATGCTGTTGTCCGTCCGTGGCGAGCCGGAGCGGAACCGTTACAATCCGGTGGTCCAACCTTGTTACACTTGGCCGCCGGATTGGGCTACTCCAGGTTAGCCTGCGCTCTTCTTCATTGGAGAGCGGAAAATCCTAGTAGCGTGTTAGACGCTGAAGTTGACGCACTGAGGCAGGATAGCGCCGGTCTGACGCCACTCGCTTGGGCCTGTGCAGCGGGACACGCGGATACTGCCAGGATCCTTTATAG ATGGAACGCGATGGCGCTTCGCGTGAGGGATTGTCAGCATAGAAGCGCGACCGAGTTAGCGGCAGAGAACGGTCACACGGCGATCGCGGAAGAATTGAATCGACTCGAAGCGAGAAGGCAAGACGAGAGGCTGTTTTTGCGACCAGCCAGCCCTAGTCCTAGGAGGCCATCTCAAGACAGCGGTCTCGATCTGGCGTTGT GTGGCTCACCGCTGCTGGACAACATGGAATTGTTGCAAGAGGATGACTCGTCATTAGCCCTCAGCGAGCAGGGAATGGAGAGCGCTCCGACCCCTCAGGAGACTGTAG GGGAAGAAGACGCGAGGGTGCTGACATTGGCTGAGCAAATTATAGCAGCGCTACCGGAAAGGATCAAGAGAGCGGAAGGTGATTCTCCGTCTTCTTCCTCGCCGCCTCCCACGGCACCGCCCTTGTCACCTTTAGAGGATGCCCTGATGGAACAGATG CCGCTCGATTCTGGAGAATTGTTCGACTCGTATCGTGAGTGCAGCGGAGGAGCGGCATCAGTTTCGGATGCTGACGCAGATGCTAGTCCTTCGAGTCCGTCTAGCAGCTGCCTCACACCGGACTCGCCATCTCCACCGCCGACCACAGCCGACTTCTGCGAATTCTTGCAGCTGCAGTTGCAGCTAGACAACAGTAACGGCCATAACGGTCAATACTATTCGACGTCCGGTGGAGATCGAAAGTTCGGTAACGTGATCGGCTCTAGCATTTGCGGGACAGGTGGAGGTAACGGAAACGGTGACGGGAACGAAGCGGATCTTAGCAGGCTAACTCTGTCCGATCGAGAGCAAAGAGAGCTTTATCATGCCGCTAGAATGATCCAGAAAGCCTACAGAAATTACAAGGGACGTCAGAGGCAAGAGGAAGCCGAGAGACACGCTGCTGTACTCATCCAACAATATTATCGTCGACATAAACAGTACGCTTATTTTAG ACAAGCTACGAAGGCTGCTCTGGTGATACAAAGTAACTATCGGAATTATCGTTCGCGTCCAAGTTCGGCTAGCTCGAGACAGCAGGCGGTTCATCAACAGGCTGCTCATCAGGCTGCCAGGAAGATCCAACAGTTTATGAGGCAGTCGAAAATCAA CTCTAGGCAATCGTCCAAGTCACGCCACCGAATCGTCCTAATTTTCCAGGGGATGGTTTACCAGAACAAGGTCGTCATTGGATCGCTAAAAGGTGATaattcctctttctttttctttttttttcccacCTTCTGTTTCGACAAATTTCTTTCAGCAAAACAACAAAGGGTGTGTTTAAACACCAAGggttttgtttcatttttttttttttcattcttccgcaacaatttatttaaagcATACAAACGGTACAAACTGTATTGTTGTCACTTTgagtataaattaaattacgtTACGCGGATATGA